From one Enterobacter kobei genomic stretch:
- a CDS encoding Hcp family type VI secretion system effector: MSLPAYMFLYDENGVLMQGACEAHGRVGATEVSTSQFGVFQGMDNFTGRFSGSRQHEPFTFRKEIDKLTPFLFIAVCQSKRFKKAEFKYYETSPAGIEVETFNVIMDEVGISTYNFGHAYAPGAIQSNMNEIIGFRSTKITVRYLPGNISYSDSWYGE; this comes from the coding sequence ATGTCATTACCCGCTTATATGTTTCTTTACGACGAAAATGGTGTTTTGATGCAAGGAGCTTGTGAAGCGCATGGACGCGTCGGGGCTACCGAAGTGTCAACTTCACAATTTGGTGTTTTTCAGGGGATGGATAATTTCACAGGGCGTTTTAGTGGTTCGCGTCAGCATGAACCCTTCACATTCCGTAAAGAGATCGACAAATTAACTCCGTTTTTGTTCATTGCAGTTTGCCAAAGCAAACGTTTTAAAAAAGCTGAGTTTAAATACTATGAAACATCTCCTGCCGGGATAGAGGTTGAAACATTCAATGTAATTATGGATGAGGTGGGTATCAGCACCTATAATTTCGGTCATGCGTATGCTCCCGGCGCTATTCAGTCGAATATGAATGAAATCATAGGATTCCGATCAACTAAAATAACAGTGCGTTATTTGCCTGGTAATATTTCATATTCAGATTCCTGGTATGGAGAATAA